A genomic region of Rhizobium sp. NXC24 contains the following coding sequences:
- the tolQ gene encoding protein TolQ, which translates to MEQVALAAATTPDITLWSLFMQAGLVVKLVMLGLLAASVWTWAIVIDKYLSYARARRQFDHFEQVFWSGQSLEELYRTLSERTNTGLGAIFVAAMREWKKSFERGARSPIGLQMRIDRAMDVTLARESEHLVARLGSLATIGSAGPFIGLFGTVVGIMTSFQAIAGSKSTNLAVVAPGIAEALLATAIGLVAAIPAVIAYNKFSADAGKLSARMEGFADEFSAILSRQIDEKLQPRQAAQ; encoded by the coding sequence ATGGAACAAGTAGCATTGGCAGCGGCCACCACACCGGACATCACCCTCTGGTCGCTTTTCATGCAGGCAGGCTTGGTGGTCAAGCTTGTCATGCTCGGACTGCTCGCGGCCTCCGTATGGACCTGGGCGATCGTCATCGACAAGTATCTGAGCTATGCCCGGGCCCGCCGGCAGTTCGATCATTTCGAGCAGGTCTTCTGGTCGGGCCAGTCGCTCGAGGAACTCTATCGCACGCTTTCGGAGCGTACCAATACGGGACTGGGCGCCATCTTCGTCGCCGCCATGCGCGAATGGAAGAAGTCGTTCGAGCGCGGCGCGCGTTCGCCGATCGGCCTGCAGATGCGTATCGATCGCGCCATGGACGTGACGTTGGCGCGTGAATCGGAACATCTGGTCGCCCGCCTCGGATCGCTTGCGACCATCGGTTCGGCCGGCCCGTTCATCGGTCTCTTCGGCACCGTCGTCGGTATCATGACCTCGTTCCAGGCGATCGCCGGTTCGAAGTCGACCAATCTCGCGGTCGTCGCCCCCGGTATCGCAGAAGCCTTGCTCGCGACCGCGATCGGCCTCGTCGCCGCTATTCCCGCAGTTATCGCCTACAACAAGTTCTCGGCCGACGCCGGCAAGCTCTCGGCGCGCATGGAAGGCTTCGCGGACGAATTCTCCGCCATCCTGTCGCGCCAGATCGATGAGAAGCTGCAGCCGCGCCAGGCTGCGCAGTAA
- the ybgC gene encoding tol-pal system-associated acyl-CoA thioesterase, which yields MNSPFLIAGELEAGSHRLVQRVYYEDTDFSGLVYHARYLHFLERGRTDYLRCLGVEQRELLNADEEGLVFVVHRMEIDFRGPARMDDLLVIRTTTEKAGGAKMVLSQEIRRGETLLIAAKVIIAVINAKGKPRRLPEKLAAQMLVASEAVV from the coding sequence ATGAACAGCCCCTTTCTGATTGCCGGGGAACTGGAAGCCGGTAGCCACCGGCTGGTGCAGCGAGTCTATTATGAGGATACGGATTTTTCCGGCCTCGTCTATCATGCGCGCTACCTCCACTTCCTCGAACGCGGCCGCACGGACTATCTGCGCTGCCTCGGCGTGGAACAGCGCGAGCTCCTGAATGCCGACGAGGAGGGGCTGGTTTTTGTCGTTCACCGTATGGAGATCGACTTCAGGGGGCCGGCGCGAATGGACGACCTGTTGGTGATTCGCACAACGACCGAGAAGGCCGGTGGCGCCAAGATGGTGCTGTCCCAGGAAATCCGCCGCGGTGAGACGCTGCTGATCGCGGCCAAGGTCATTATCGCGGTAATCAACGCCAAGGGAAAACCGCGGCGGTTACCGGAAAAGCTGGCTGCGCAGATGCTGGTGGCGTCCGAGGCTGTGGTTTAG